The DNA window AACTGTGAGAACATAATTCCGCAACTACAAGAAAAAAGAGATTAAACAGTGTCAACGATGAAAACAGTAACGTTATTTGCTGATTGGGATTCCAAGCCGGATTTTGAGCTGGGATCAAAAGATATTGAGGGGGAACTGACCTATCTTGGCGGCAAGGTGTGGCGAAATCCTGTTATTAAGGTTGTTGAAAAGGAAATTCCCCAAGTGGGACCTACGGAAGTGTTAATCAAAGTGAAGGCTTGCGGCATTTGTGGTAGCGATGTTCACATGTTTCAAACCGATGAAGATGGATACATCTTCTACCCAGGGCTTACAGCATTCCCGGGTGGGGTCATCTTGCTTCCTTTCTATCCTCTGTAATTTACCCAAAAGTATCACCTTAGCTTTTACAGTAAATCTGTCCGGCTGATTAAAACACTACACATCGCTCAGCTAGGCAAAGCGTGCGACAGTTTCCCGGTCCTCGGCAAATGTGACTGAGACAAAAAGGTAACTGAGAATCAGGAAGAAATAACGGAAGAACATTGTCACCTCAACAGCACCGCCCTTCTGGTCTGAACGAATTGGCGGGTGTGATCATTGGTAGTCTTACCCGTGAAGGATCTGGCAAACATGCGGATAAAGTAGGTTCCACTACTCACTGGCTTGCCGCCATCATCGGTGCCATCCCACATGATTTTCTTGAAACCTGGTTCTTCAATTCCGTTCATCAGAATTTTCACACGCCTCCCCAGAATGTCGTACACGGCCAGCTGCACGTGCGCCGTCCTGGGTAATTCATACGTTATTTCCGTGCCGGGATTGAACGGATTTGGATAATTCTGATACAATACGTAACGATCCGGCAGAAGAACAGGTTCTTTAGCAATGTCAATCGTAGAAACTTGGGCAAGCTGAAGATCGTCAAAATACAACTCCCCGAATAGAGAACTGCCTGGGCTGTACGTAAGCTGGATGCTGTCGATTCTCAGAGTTCCGTCCAGATTCCCATCACCGATCCAGGTACCCGTTCCGTCATTCGTCATATCCCACGAAACCAATCGCCACCCGATCCAGTCTATGGTGTACCAGGGACTCACCTCATGATTGGCCGCGGCGGAATTGGGCACATGGTCATCCACACTGAAACGGAACTGGTTCCCGCTTCCGTCACCAAATACGTAAATCTGCAGGAGGTAACTGCTGTCAAAATTGACATTCCTGGGCGAACCACCGCTCAGATATGTACGAATCAGCCAGGACGTTGAATGAATATCCCAACCATAATCGATCTTCAGAGACAGGGTGCTGCCGGTCAGTAAATTCACCATATCCCCGCTGACGCTCCTGCCGGTACTATCCGTAATGATTCCGGTTGTGCTTCCACTTTGCTGGGGGACCCACCAGTTGCTCGTCGTCCCCGATTCAAAATCGTCAATACTCCGGCTCGAAAAGGTATTCTCTGACGTTCGAAAACTGTAGGCCTCATAGGAAAATGATTCATTACCTGCCAGATCCCGGAGACCGGGATAGACTCGAGTTATGTAGATTTCATCGGGATGAAGCGGTTCTGCCGGGAAAAAAGAGAGAACACTCTGGCTCCCCACAACGTAGTGCTCAAGAATTCCTGATACTGCCGATCGGTCGGAAAATCTCTCCAGTTTGAAGATATCATCGGAAATGGACGATTCATCAAGTTCTTCATCGTAGGTTACACTGACGATGAGATTCAATTCCACGTTTGACGCGTTCAAGGATGGATGGACCGTCAAGATATCCGGAGGATACATGTCCGGGGGACCCGTCCTGAAACTCAATGTGAAATCGTCTCCTCCGGTTCCGTCCCCATTTCCATCGAGGGGATGTCCATAAACATCGAGAGACTTCCCTGAAACCGTGACGGCATAATGTTCCTCGAATTCAAGAGTGTCGGGCTGAAATCGCATCTTTTCACCATCGTCCGACCACAAGAAAGTTCCTTCGGAATGGGGTACGATCGCGAGTGTTGTTTCCACACTGGCATGCTTCATTTCCCGGCTGAATTCAATCACTATGGGATCCCACGCGGGGACGTTGGTGTCCCCTTCGGCGGGCTCGGTTGAAACCACGTGTGGGGGTACCTTCGAGATGAGCTTTGGATCTGCAAAGGTGAAGAACGTGTCCACCACCACCACCTGGACCGTATCGCCGTAAAAGCCGTCCGCCTTCACTGTCAATTCCAGTGTGTCGTCCGGTAGATTCTCCAAAAAGTAAAATCCATTGTGAAGCAGGCCAGGGTCGTTTGCATACTTGTGGAACAGTGATTCAAAGGAGTCTGTGGTGTCTGTCTGACCGTTCAGAGTCACCACCGCTCCATTGACTGGCACACCCGTTTCCAGATCGGAAATGATTCCTGCGCATGTGCCAACGAAAGGCCGGTCAGTTTCATGATACTTCAGTATGGACCAGAAAAAGGTGAGTGCCTCCAGTTCTTTCCATTGCGCATTCATGTTCCGCTGATTTTGCCTGGGACTGGTGTGAAATCCTGCCTCGCTCAGTTCCGAGGGCATGACACTGTTCCTGTTCACGTGAAGATAGGGACCGCCGGACTGTTGACACCAATCGGACCACGTGTAGAAGCTGCAGTCCCCAATCGACCCCCGGGTGGTCGTTCTCATTCCTCTCGTGAGGAGATCCACCATAATATCGCTCATCGCCTGCCCACCTTTGGGCTCCTTTTCATTGCCGTTGTCGTACTGGCCCCAGAGAAGTAACGTACTGTTAGACTGGGGAGAGCCCGCATCGCTGTGAATGGAATGAAACCAGGCGGCAGGCTGGGCTTGGCCAAAGGCGTTATTCGCGTGATCCGTTCTTTGAGAAAGTGATACCTGCTGCTGGTCGTTGGTGCGGGATCTGAATACCGTGTCAATATCCGTCATTGTCGTGAGCAGATTTCGCAGTGCCGAGGCAACTCTCAAATTCTTCTCCGCCTCAGAGTAGCCGTAGATTCCCATGTTCTCCTTCATGCTATGACCCGGATCGAGATAGATATTCCATCCCGACAGACCGGTGACCTGCGCACACAAATAGTGGAACGAAAAAAGCCAGAAAGAAAGTAAGACAACTCTTTTCATTAACGAACTTCCTGAACAAGTATCTTTCCCTCGTTCAGGGTATGATAGGCGATCCATTTTCCATCTGGAGACCAGGTGGGGCTCATCTCCAGTTGCTTCTCGGTTTTGGTGATATTGACCTTCCCTGAGCCATCAGCATTGACCGCATAAATGTCTGAAGAAAGGTATTGATGCCCATCATCCGATGTGATCATGTAGGTAATTCTATCACTACCGGGGGACCAGGAAGGTCGATAACCAATTCCAAGATCGACGGCATTTTTCCCGTCGATGCCGGTCACCCACAGATGCCCTCCCATGATTTCAAACGCAACGCTTTTTCCATCTGGAGAAACCGTCAGGTTCAGTTTTCCTCCCTTCACCGCCTCAAATGCCATTCTCCTCTTTTCCGGGAGTTCATAGATGATGATCTCCTCTTTGTGGGAAGTCACGATTGTCTCGGAAGAGGGAGAAGAAGGATCAGTCGTTTTCTCCTTTCGCTCTGAATCGAACAGGAGAATATCTTTGGAGCCCGCCAAGAAGATCTGTTTCCCATCTCTTGACCAAGAGGGTGCCCCGGTTGGATCCGTTTGAAAGTCAGTCAGAAGGTGTTTCCTTCCGGAATTAACATCAAAGACTGCGACAGCATTGTACCGGCGTCTGTTCTCATACCGGGAGACAATGGAGAGGATCCTGTCACCTGCCGGAGACCATCGGATGGCCAGTCCTGCCGCCGGTTCCTCTGAAATTGGAGTGACATCACCTTCCGGGAACGAAAGGAGATAAATGCCACGGTAGTTCCGCCCCGTAACTGCAAGGGTTGCCCCGTCCGGAGACCACCTGGGAGCGATGAAATAGGTCTCTTCACCTGTCAGTTCCAAGGGAGGACCCTCCACTTCAACCGCGAGTGAACCAGAGAATAACCGGGAAAGCGACAGGAGAAGGATAGGAAATGTGAACTTCATAGGTGGTTCCACAAATTTACGTATAATGAAGACCATTCTCCACGCCAACCAGACACTGGGCAGTGAGGCAGAATATCTTTTATGCGAAAAGCAAAATAGGAAAAAAAGTCGGCCTTAAGATCGTCCCGCCAGTATTCGTGGAGGCGGAGACGCGGATCAGTCCCGACTCGTCGGGATTCAGCCGGAGTTCTTTTGCTACTTTTCTTGCGACCAAGAAAAGTAGCGAAGAACCAACGTTATCACCATAGCTCCCACCATCGGCGGTTAAGCTCATACTCCTTTTCCGAAAGATTGAACCATTTTTTCCTGTCCTTTTCTTACGCAAGAAAAGGACGAAAAGAACCGTCGCTGATGAAATATTCAGTTCGGCTTCAAGAGCGCTTGAGGGGGTCGTTTTAACTCTCCCCGCATTCTGCTGGGATCAAACAGAAAACAACCCTCACCCTCAAGCTCCTTTCAGCCATACATGACTGAATATTTCAAATGCGACAGGAAAACAAGAATACAGCAGGTTTCTTTCTCGGCCTGATTTCTCCGGGCGAAATAGAACCGGAGGCGGTTTCTGTTAAGAAAGAAACCTTGTCTGAGTCCCACCTCGGCTCGAAGGCTGAATATTTCATGTGCGACAAAGAATAGACAAAGAATAAGAGAAATGGCCTTAAAATCGTCCCGCCGGTTTTGGTGGAGGCGGAGTCACGGATCAGAATCCATGACTGTCTGAGACCCGCAGAATGCGGGACGAGTTTCATGAATTCCCGTGGCTCCAGCCGACAAGGGCGGGAGGATTTTTGAGCCAGAGTTCTTTTGCAGTACTTTTCTTGCGATCAAGAAAAGTACGATACAAGGGCACGCTCTAGCTAATCCCGTGACCAGAATATGAGGAGCAATAGACCGAAGTTGCGACAGCAGTGTTCACATTGGATAGTCACCACAACATTTTAAACGCATCGGAACATTGGAAAACATGAGACTGCTGCTTAAACTCCTATTCACCGTCCCTGAAGCCACCCGCGCAGAACGCGGAGTCCACAGTGACCGATCTAATTCAATATCATAGCACCAATCGAGAGTTGGATTCCACAGAAAAGTACCGGGAAGTGTCTTTCATGGAAGCCCTTTTCATGGGACTTGCGCCCGATGGGGGTCTGTTCATGCCAACACGGATTCCCTTTCTGAATATGGATGATCTCAACCGGCTCCGGGGAGAGCCTTACTGGAAAATCGCCCATAAGGCTATTTATCCATTTCTTCGAGGTGAGGTTGATGATCACCTCCTCAGGAAGATGATCGAAGAGATTTACAACTTCGAAGTCCCCTTAGAGCGCATCGATCATAATACCCTGCTGTTGAGACTGGATCGGGGACCCAGCGCATCATTCAAAGATTTCGCTGCCCGGTTTATGGCACGGATCATGTCTCACCTCAGGTCAAGTGGCCGGGAAATCACGGTACTCGTGGCCACGTCAGGAGATACAGGCAGCGCTATCGGTGAGGCGTTCCGGGGGCTTGAAGGTTTTACGGTCTATATCCTTTTTCCGGAACGTGAAGTGAGTCACGTTCAAGCAGTTCAGCTGGAATCAATAGGTAAGAATGTTAAGGCAATATCGATCGCAGGAAAATTCGATGATTGCCAGTCACTCGTGAAGATGGCTTTCGGTGATTCCGATCTGACGCCATTGAACCTCACATCCGCCAACTCAATCAATGTGGGCAGAGTCCTTCCACAAATTGCCTACTACGTCTACGCCTGCGTCAACGCGTCTTCGGATCTTCAGCCCGTCGTTTTCTCGATACCATCCGGAAATTTTGGAAACTCCCTCGGGTGCGAGTTCGCCAGAAGGATGGGACTTCCCATTGAGAGGATTATCATCGGTGTTAACGAAAACGACGAGTTTCCCAGATTTCTCGAATCCGGTAACTACGAAAAGATTGATCCCTCCCGGGTCTGTTTGTCCAACTCCATGAATGTGGGAAATCCCAGCAACCTGGCGCGATACTTCGACCTTTACGGAGGAATTCTCACGAAAGAAGGAAAAGTGGAGCGCCCACCCGACCTGGTAGAAATGAGAAAACACCTCTTTTCCACCTCTGTCAATGACGCCGAAACCGTTGCACTCATCAAACAGATGTATGAAGATAAGGGCATGTTAATAGAACCGCACGGCGCCGTCGGACTGGCCGCCCTGAATCGCTACAGGGAAACAAGAGAATCCAGCCTCGCCATCTGTGTTGAGACGGCTCATCCCGGCAAGTTTCCGGAAACTCTGGAGGATTTGCTGCAGATGGTCATCCAGCTTCCCGTTGCTTTGAAAAGGCTTGAGAAACGGGAGAGGGAGGTGGAACATCTGGATAATGATTTCCGACAATTGAAGACGTTTCTTATGGAGAAGGCATAACGTGGAATGGATAGAAATCTTTGCCCCCGCCACAATTGCAAACCTGGGACCCGGCTTCGACGTCCTCGGCATGGCCGTCAGAGGATGGGGAGACACAGTGGTCGCCAGAAAAATTGATTCAGGCATAGTCATCAGCCATATTGAGCCGGATCTGGACCTGACTTCCGATCCTGATGAAAACACGGCCGGTATCGCGGCTCGTGAAGTTCTGACATTACTCAAGGATCCGGGGGGACTCGAATTCCACATCAAAAAGGGTCTCCCTCTCGGTTCGGGACTCGGTTCAAGTGCCGCTTCCGCCGCGGCAGGGGCGTTTGCGGCGAACTTCCTGTATGGCAACACGCTTACAAAGGAGGAACTGATACTGCCTGCCACGAAAGCGGAAGAAAAGGTATCAGGATTTCATGCAGACAATACTGCCCCTTCCCTTCTGGGAGGGGCAGTACTCATCCGGTCCACCAGACCTCTGGACGTTTCACATATCGGGACCATTGAGAATCTCAAGATCATTCTGGTTACTCCGGACGTTGTCATCCTGACACGACATGCCAGGGAAATTCTTCCCCACGACGTACCTCTGGAGCTCTTCGTGAGAAACGCTGCCAACGCCGCCGCGGTGACCGCGGCATTCGCCAGAAATGATTACGAGCTTCTGGTACGGGGATTAAAGGATCTGGTTGTGGAACCGGTGAGATGCCAGCTCATACGGGGATTTGATGACGTGAAAGCAAAGGCCTTTGCGGCGGGGGCGGATGCCGTCTGTATATCCGGGTCAGGCCCCACCCTTTTTGCCGTAACCAATCAATCCGGGAAGAGACCTGAAAAGATTCGCCAAGCCATGGCGAGGGCATTCGGAAAAATCGATATTCGGTCGAAAAGTATTGTTACGGAGATGGATCTCGAAGGAACACGACTCATTTAGCCTGACCTGTCAGCCACAAAGGCTCTCCGCAGGATCCAGTGGAAAAGACACCAAGTATCTATATAGTAAAGGACTGTGTAAATGGAGACTCTCAAAACTTGTCCACCAAAGATCCCCACGGGTCGGGACCAGTAAGTTATTAATACCAAAAATTTTGTGCCTTTGTGTCTTCGCGGCAATCATTTCACGTTAAAACGAGAGGTTTACAGAATAGACAGAAATTCATTCCAATCCGCGACTCAGTCAACCCCTTTTCGCCAGATTATTTTAGGCCGTTTTGTTGTCTCTGTAAAGAAGAGGTGTGAAGAAGCAGAAAAGACGAGTGGATGATGAACGCCTGTATCAAGGAAAGAGATCGCGAAGAACTCGCCTGTAGGTACGGTAAGCCTCATCCAGAAAACAGACAAAAGTGATCTTTTCCATCCATGCGTGTTCGTCGAGAGACTTCACTGTTTCCGTCACGGCTATTTCTGCCGCCTCGTCCATGGGGAAGCGGTAGGCCCCGGTACTGATGGCTGGAAAGGCCATCGTCCTGACCCCGAATTCTTCCGAAAGCTTGAAACAGGATCGATAGCAGCTCGCCAGCAGATCCGGTTCACCCCGTTTGCCGCCATGCCAGATTGGACCCACCGTGTGGATGACCCATTTCGCAGGAAGGTTGTATCCTCTCGTAATCTTCGCCTCACCAGTTCGACACCCTCCTAAAGTCTTGCACTCTTCCAGAAGTTCAGGACCTGCTGCCCGGTGAATGGCACCGTCCACTCCCCCTCCGCCCAGCAGAGTCTGGTTTGCCGCATTAATGATAGCGTCGACTTCGACTTTCGTAATATCCCCCTGCATGACTTCAATTCTGTTAATCTTTTCACCCATCGTCCTATTCAAGCCTTACATTTACGGCACTGTCTCCCTTTACGTCAAACATGACGTCAAACTTCACGCGTTGCCCCCTCCGCAGTCCCCTGTTTCGGAGGTTCGCCCCCAATCCATTCACATGGACAAAGTAGTCCTCGTCGTCATTTCCTGTGATAAATCCATACCCCTTGTCGCGATCGTATTCTTTGACCGTTCCCCGTTTCATCCTGACACCTCCGTCAAACTTCGCCAGTCAAGAATCCCACAACGTCAGGCAGCAAGTCAAGCACCGGAACACCGCAGGTCTCCAGTTTTTCCCTATTATGATGTC is part of the Candidatus Neomarinimicrobiota bacterium genome and encodes:
- a CDS encoding Ig-like domain-containing protein is translated as MKRVVLLSFWLFSFHYLCAQVTGLSGWNIYLDPGHSMKENMGIYGYSEAEKNLRVASALRNLLTTMTDIDTVFRSRTNDQQQVSLSQRTDHANNAFGQAQPAAWFHSIHSDAGSPQSNSTLLLWGQYDNGNEKEPKGGQAMSDIMVDLLTRGMRTTTRGSIGDCSFYTWSDWCQQSGGPYLHVNRNSVMPSELSEAGFHTSPRQNQRNMNAQWKELEALTFFWSILKYHETDRPFVGTCAGIISDLETGVPVNGAVVTLNGQTDTTDSFESLFHKYANDPGLLHNGFYFLENLPDDTLELTVKADGFYGDTVQVVVVDTFFTFADPKLISKVPPHVVSTEPAEGDTNVPAWDPIVIEFSREMKHASVETTLAIVPHSEGTFLWSDDGEKMRFQPDTLEFEEHYAVTVSGKSLDVYGHPLDGNGDGTGGDDFTLSFRTGPPDMYPPDILTVHPSLNASNVELNLIVSVTYDEELDESSISDDIFKLERFSDRSAVSGILEHYVVGSQSVLSFFPAEPLHPDEIYITRVYPGLRDLAGNESFSYEAYSFRTSENTFSSRSIDDFESGTTSNWWVPQQSGSTTGIITDSTGRSVSGDMVNLLTGSTLSLKIDYGWDIHSTSWLIRTYLSGGSPRNVNFDSSYLLQIYVFGDGSGNQFRFSVDDHVPNSAAANHEVSPWYTIDWIGWRLVSWDMTNDGTGTWIGDGNLDGTLRIDSIQLTYSPGSSLFGELYFDDLQLAQVSTIDIAKEPVLLPDRYVLYQNYPNPFNPGTEITYELPRTAHVQLAVYDILGRRVKILMNGIEEPGFKKIMWDGTDDGGKPVSSGTYFIRMFARSFTGKTTNDHTRQFVQTRRAVLLR
- the thrC gene encoding threonine synthase is translated as MTDLIQYHSTNRELDSTEKYREVSFMEALFMGLAPDGGLFMPTRIPFLNMDDLNRLRGEPYWKIAHKAIYPFLRGEVDDHLLRKMIEEIYNFEVPLERIDHNTLLLRLDRGPSASFKDFAARFMARIMSHLRSSGREITVLVATSGDTGSAIGEAFRGLEGFTVYILFPEREVSHVQAVQLESIGKNVKAISIAGKFDDCQSLVKMAFGDSDLTPLNLTSANSINVGRVLPQIAYYVYACVNASSDLQPVVFSIPSGNFGNSLGCEFARRMGLPIERIIIGVNENDEFPRFLESGNYEKIDPSRVCLSNSMNVGNPSNLARYFDLYGGILTKEGKVERPPDLVEMRKHLFSTSVNDAETVALIKQMYEDKGMLIEPHGAVGLAALNRYRETRESSLAICVETAHPGKFPETLEDLLQMVIQLPVALKRLEKREREVEHLDNDFRQLKTFLMEKA
- a CDS encoding homoserine kinase, which gives rise to MEWIEIFAPATIANLGPGFDVLGMAVRGWGDTVVARKIDSGIVISHIEPDLDLTSDPDENTAGIAAREVLTLLKDPGGLEFHIKKGLPLGSGLGSSAASAAAGAFAANFLYGNTLTKEELILPATKAEEKVSGFHADNTAPSLLGGAVLIRSTRPLDVSHIGTIENLKIILVTPDVVILTRHAREILPHDVPLELFVRNAANAAAVTAAFARNDYELLVRGLKDLVVEPVRCQLIRGFDDVKAKAFAAGADAVCISGSGPTLFAVTNQSGKRPEKIRQAMARAFGKIDIRSKSIVTEMDLEGTRLI
- a CDS encoding O-acetyl-ADP-ribose deacetylase, whose product is MGEKINRIEVMQGDITKVEVDAIINAANQTLLGGGGVDGAIHRAAGPELLEECKTLGGCRTGEAKITRGYNLPAKWVIHTVGPIWHGGKRGEPDLLASCYRSCFKLSEEFGVRTMAFPAISTGAYRFPMDEAAEIAVTETVKSLDEHAWMEKITFVCFLDEAYRTYRRVLRDLFP
- a CDS encoding cold shock domain-containing protein, with product MKRGTVKEYDRDKGYGFITGNDDEDYFVHVNGLGANLRNRGLRRGQRVKFDVMFDVKGDSAVNVRLE